The following coding sequences lie in one Hippopotamus amphibius kiboko isolate mHipAmp2 chromosome 7, mHipAmp2.hap2, whole genome shotgun sequence genomic window:
- the DOK1 gene encoding docking protein 1 isoform X2, with protein MLENSLYSPVWEGSQFWVTVQRTEAAERCGLHGSYMLRVEAERLTLLAVGAQSQILEPLLSWPYTLLRRYGRDKVMFSFEAGRRCPSGPGTFTFQTAQGNDIFQAVETAIHRQKAQGKAGQGQDVLRADSHEGEVAEGKLASPPGPQELPGSPPALYAEPLDSLRIPPGPSQDSVYSDPLDSTPTRAGEGIQLKKLLYWDLCEHVQQQLTKAKLTDSKEDPIYDEPEGLAPATLRCLYDLPQEPKDAWWCQARVKEEGYELPYNPATDDYAVPPPRSTKPFPAPKPQGPAFSESGAATGSGSKDHSSNTVLYSQVQKSGASGSWDWGLSGAGTDRTGPKSEGSI; from the exons ATGCTGGAAAACTCGCTGTATAGCCCCGTCTGGGAAG GATCCCAGTTCTGGGTAACCGTGCAGAGGACTGAAGCCGCTGAGCGTTGTGGCCTGCATGGCTCCTACATGCTGAGAGTGGAGGCTGAGAGGCTGACTCTCCTGGCCGTGGGGGCCCAGAGTCAGATACTGGAGCCACTCCTTTCCTGGCCTTACACTCTGTTGCGTCGCTATGGCCGAGACAAG GTCATGTTCTCTTTTGAGGCTGGCCGCCGCTGCCCCTCCGGCCCTGGAACCTTCACCTTCCAGACGGCACAGGGAAATGACATCTTTCAGGCAGTTGAGACTGCTATCCACCGACAGAAGGCCCAGGGAAAGGCTGGCCAGGGGCAGGATGTTCTCAGAGCCGATTCCCATGAAGGAGAAGTGGCAGAAGGGAAGTTGGCTTCCCCCCCGGGCCcccaggagctcccaggcagcccTCCAGCCCTGTATGCTGAACCCTTAGACTCCCTGCGCATTCCTCCAGGCCCTTCCCAAGATTCTGTATACTCAGACCCCCTGGACAGCACCCCTACTCGGGCAGGGGAGGGGATACagttaaagaaacttctctacTGGGACTTGTGTGAGCATGTGCAGCAGCAGCTGACAAAGGCCAAGTTGACAGACTCCAAAGAAGACCCCATCTATGATGAACCTGAGGGCCTAGCCCCAGCCACTCTCCGGTGCCTTTATGATCTGCCTCAGGAGCCCAAGGATGCCTGGTGGTGCCAGGCTCGGGTGAAGGAGGAGGGCTACGAGCTCCCCTACAACCCTGCCACTGATGACTACGCTGTGCCACCCCCTCGGAGCACAAAGCCCTTCCCAGCTCCCAAGCCCCAGGGTCCAGCCTTCTCTGAATCTGGTGCTGCAACTGGCAGCGGCAGCAAAGACCATAGCTCAAACACGGTCCTGTACAGCCAGGTCCAGAAGAGTGGGGCCTCAGGGAGCTGGGACTGGGGGCTCTCTGGAGCAGGGACTGACAGAACTGGGCCCAAGTCAGAAGGCTCCATATGA
- the DOK1 gene encoding docking protein 1 isoform X1 has product MDGAVMEGPLFLQSQRFGTKRWRKTWAVLYPASPNGVARLEFFDHKGSSSGGGRGSSRRLDCKVIRLAECVSVAPVAVESPPEPGATAFRLDTAQRSHLLAADAPSSAAWVQTLCRNAFPKGSWALAPAENPPKPSALEMLENSLYSPVWEGSQFWVTVQRTEAAERCGLHGSYMLRVEAERLTLLAVGAQSQILEPLLSWPYTLLRRYGRDKVMFSFEAGRRCPSGPGTFTFQTAQGNDIFQAVETAIHRQKAQGKAGQGQDVLRADSHEGEVAEGKLASPPGPQELPGSPPALYAEPLDSLRIPPGPSQDSVYSDPLDSTPTRAGEGIQLKKLLYWDLCEHVQQQLTKAKLTDSKEDPIYDEPEGLAPATLRCLYDLPQEPKDAWWCQARVKEEGYELPYNPATDDYAVPPPRSTKPFPAPKPQGPAFSESGAATGSGSKDHSSNTVLYSQVQKSGASGSWDWGLSGAGTDRTGPKSEGSI; this is encoded by the exons ATGGACGGGGCCGTGATGGAAGGGCCGCTGTTTTTGCAGAGTCAGCGTTTCGGTACCAAG AGGTGGAGGAAGACCTGGGCGGTGCTCTACCCGGCCAGCCCCAACGGTGTCGCGCGGCTCGAGTTCTTTGACCACAAGGGGTCGAGCTCTGGAGGGGGCCGAGGGAGCTCGCGCCGCCTGGACTGCAAAGTGATTCGTCTGGCGGAGTGTGTGAGCGTGGCCCCCGTGGCCGTGGAGAGCCCTCCTGAGCCTGGCGCCACAGCTTTCCGCCTGGACACCGCACAGCGTTCTCACCTGCTGGCGGCCGACGCGCCGTCCAGCGCCGCCTGGGTGCAAACGCTGTGCCGAAATGCCTTTCCG AAAGGCAGCTGGGCCCTGGCACCTGCCGAGAACCCACCCAAGCCTTCTGCCCTGGAGATGCTGGAAAACTCGCTGTATAGCCCCGTCTGGGAAG GATCCCAGTTCTGGGTAACCGTGCAGAGGACTGAAGCCGCTGAGCGTTGTGGCCTGCATGGCTCCTACATGCTGAGAGTGGAGGCTGAGAGGCTGACTCTCCTGGCCGTGGGGGCCCAGAGTCAGATACTGGAGCCACTCCTTTCCTGGCCTTACACTCTGTTGCGTCGCTATGGCCGAGACAAG GTCATGTTCTCTTTTGAGGCTGGCCGCCGCTGCCCCTCCGGCCCTGGAACCTTCACCTTCCAGACGGCACAGGGAAATGACATCTTTCAGGCAGTTGAGACTGCTATCCACCGACAGAAGGCCCAGGGAAAGGCTGGCCAGGGGCAGGATGTTCTCAGAGCCGATTCCCATGAAGGAGAAGTGGCAGAAGGGAAGTTGGCTTCCCCCCCGGGCCcccaggagctcccaggcagcccTCCAGCCCTGTATGCTGAACCCTTAGACTCCCTGCGCATTCCTCCAGGCCCTTCCCAAGATTCTGTATACTCAGACCCCCTGGACAGCACCCCTACTCGGGCAGGGGAGGGGATACagttaaagaaacttctctacTGGGACTTGTGTGAGCATGTGCAGCAGCAGCTGACAAAGGCCAAGTTGACAGACTCCAAAGAAGACCCCATCTATGATGAACCTGAGGGCCTAGCCCCAGCCACTCTCCGGTGCCTTTATGATCTGCCTCAGGAGCCCAAGGATGCCTGGTGGTGCCAGGCTCGGGTGAAGGAGGAGGGCTACGAGCTCCCCTACAACCCTGCCACTGATGACTACGCTGTGCCACCCCCTCGGAGCACAAAGCCCTTCCCAGCTCCCAAGCCCCAGGGTCCAGCCTTCTCTGAATCTGGTGCTGCAACTGGCAGCGGCAGCAAAGACCATAGCTCAAACACGGTCCTGTACAGCCAGGTCCAGAAGAGTGGGGCCTCAGGGAGCTGGGACTGGGGGCTCTCTGGAGCAGGGACTGACAGAACTGGGCCCAAGTCAGAAGGCTCCATATGA